Proteins encoded within one genomic window of Ursus arctos isolate Adak ecotype North America unplaced genomic scaffold, UrsArc2.0 scaffold_7, whole genome shotgun sequence:
- the LOC113251688 gene encoding olfactory receptor 287-like, which yields MAWSRSHNLSTQGPFILLGFPGPQGLHVGLFLLFLVTYVLTVAGNLAIISLVGAHRRLRTPMYFFLCNLSFLEIWFTTACAPKALAAIASRSGAISPAGCAAQMYFVFSLGCTEYFLLAAMAYDRYLAVCRPLRYGSVMTPGLSARLALGSWLGGFSAISVPAALIARLSFCGSRVINHFFCDIAPWIVLSCSDTRVVELASFGIAFCVIVSSCFITLVSYACIIVTIVRMRSADGRHRAFSTCSSHLTVVLIWYGSTIFLHVRTSVESSLDLTKAVTVLNTMVTPVLNPFIYTLRNKDVKDALRRWAQGK from the coding sequence ATGGCCTGGAGCCGCAGCCACAACCTCTCCACGCAGGGGCCCTTCATCCTGCTGGGCTTCCCGGGGCCGCAGGGCCTGCACGTGgggctcttcctcctcttcctggtcACGTACGTGCTCACGGTGGCCGGGAACCTGGCCATCATCTCCCTGGTCGGGGCGCACCGGCGCCTCCGgacgcccatgtacttcttcctctgcaACCTGTCCTTCCTGGAGATCTGGTTCACCACCGCCTGCGCGCCCAAGGCGCTGGCGGCGATCGCCTCGCGCAGCGGAGCCATCTCCCCGGCCGGCTGCGCGGCGCAGATGTACTTCGTCTTCTCGCTCGGCTGCACCGAGTACTTCCTGCTGGCCGCGATGGCTTACGACCGCTACCTGGCCGTCTGCCGGCCGCTGCGCTACGGCAGCGTCATGACGCCCGGGCTCTCCGCCCGCCTCGCTCTGGGCTCCTGGCTGGGCGGCTTCTCCGCCATCAGCGTGCCGGCTGCCCTCATCGCCCGCCTCTCCTTCTGCGGCTCCCGCGTCATCAACCACTTCTTCTGCGACATCGCGCCCTGGATCGTGCTGTCGTGCAGCGACACGCGGGTCGTGGAGCTGGCGTCCTTCGGCATTGCCTTCTGCGTCATCGTGAGCTCCTGCTTCATCACGCTCGTCTCCTACGCCTGCATCATCGTCACCATCGTCAGGATGCGCTCCGCCGACGGTCGGCACAgagccttctccacctgctcctcccacctcacGGTGGTCCTCATCTGGTACGGCTCCACCATCTTCCTGCACGTGCGGACCTCAGTGGAGAGCTCGCTGGACCTGACCAAGGCCGTCACGGTGCTTAACACCATGGTCACTCCGGTGCTGAACCCCTTCATATACACCCTGAGAAACAAGGACGTCAAGGACGCTCTGCGGAGGTGGGCACAGGGGAAGTGA